The Ananas comosus cultivar F153 linkage group 2, ASM154086v1, whole genome shotgun sequence genome contains a region encoding:
- the LOC109704947 gene encoding THO complex subunit 5A-like: MASEAMEVEAPTTTTTTTTGLGTPHDLLKDTRMAMEEIVARMLFIKREGRPKSELRELITQMSLLFVTLRQVNRDILLEEDRVRAETESAKAPVDFATLQLHNLMYEKNHYLKAIKACNDFKTKYPDIDLVPEEEFFGSAPDEIKGKVLASDAAHDLMLKRLNFELLQRKELCKLHEKLEQRKSRLLVTIANRKKFLSSLPSHLKSLKKASLPVQQQLGILHTKKLKQHHAAEYLPPPLYISYSQLLSQKEAFGERIELEIVGSTKEAQTFAQQQANKENGLSSNNDNDKLDDDAPDEEEDAQRRRKRPKKKPVKEASEQAGVHQIHPLKINLHIYDDDDTEAKPVKLTTLRFEYLVKLNVVCVGLEDAEEGSDSNILCNLFPDDTGLELPHQTAKLHAGDSLDFGGKTSRPYKWAQHLAGIDFLPELPPLHTVNGSSNSETFQSAEISSGLYLYRHQNRVQTILQRIRSRKRAQMALVVQLDSLIKLKWPPLAYENTPWALHTPLCTLNGWSPAGAFPNSSSLAAAAAAAAAAATGVATVSVDHDLDKRSVTSLEEVESTREDGELPLALPVASKSDDSLITLSNGASNLIEHSRSLSLISKSITHPKKIFSRSFSMSEDNPEIMLDSESETEEQTCTELDTEDASCIVEKPWKEQGSKEFSLILSKIFGSGQAMKLEAKVKISIEYPIRPPLFKLSLLIEESQSLKWYNVLRAMEAEVNLHILEVLPEDYENYILAHQVRCLAMLYDFHFDECREKRKSTSVIDVGLCKPVGGTILTRAVRGRDRRRMISWKVEDCTPGFPC, from the exons ATGGCGAGCGAGGCGATGGAGGTCGAggctccgacgacgacgacgacgacgacgacggggcTTGGTACGCCGCATGATCTCCTCAAGGACACGCGCATGGCGATGGAGGAGATCGTCGCTCGCATGCTCTTCATCAAGAGGGAGGGGCGCCCCAAATCCGAGCTCCGTGAGCTCATCACCCAGATGTCCCTCCTTTTCGTCACCCTTCGCCAG gtGAATCGGGACATACTGTTGGAGGAGGACCGCGTGAGGGCGGAGACGGAGAGCGCGAAAGCGCCCGTGGACTTCGCGACGCTCCAGCTCCACAACCTCATGTACGAGAAGAACCACTACTTGAAGGCGATTAAGGCGTGTAATGATTTCAAAACGAAGTACCCGGACATCGATCTCGTCCCCGAAGAGGAGTTTTTTGGTAGCGCGCCCGACGAGATCAAAGGGAAGGTGCTTGCGAGTGACGCCGCGCACGATCTGATGCTGAAAAGGCTCAATTTTGAGCTCCTTCAG CGAAAGGAGCTCTGCAAGCTTCATGAGAAATTGGAACAACGGAAAAGTAGGCTTCTTGTAACAATAGCAAATcggaaaaaatttctatcaagtCTCCCATCACATCTGAAGTCTCTGAAGAAAGCATCTTTGCCAGTGCAACAGCAATTAGGGATTTTGCATACCAAGAAACTAAAGCAGCACCATGCTGCAGAGTACCTTCCGCCGCCTCTTTATATTTCATATTCGCAGCTATTATCCCAGAAAGAAGCATTTGGAGAGAGGATTGAACTAGAAATCGTTGGAAGTACTAAGGAGGCTCAAACATTTGCACAGCAGCAAGCTAATAAGGAAAATG GTTTATCGTCAAACAATGATAACGACAAGTTGGATGATGATGCACCTGATGAGGAGGAAGATGCccagagaagaagaaagaggccaAAGAAGAAGCCGGTCAAGGAAGCTTCCGAACAAGCAGGAGTTCACCAAATTCATCCACTCAAAATCAATCTTCatatatatgatgatgatgacactgAAGCCAAACCTGTTAAACTAACCACTCTGAGATTTGAGTACTTGGTAAAGCTAAATGTTGTATGCGTTGGACTCGAAGATGCAGAGGAAGGATCTGACAGCAATATCTTATGCAACTTATTTCCTGATGATACTGGCCTGGAGCTTCCTCATCAG ACTGCTAAGCTGCATGCTGGGGATTCTCTGGACTTTGGTGGAAAGACTTCACGGCCATACAAATGGGCACAACATCTAGCTGGGATTGACTTCTTGCCTGAGTTACCTCCTCTACATACGGTTAATGGGAGTTCTAACAGTGAGACATTTCAATCTGCTGAAATTTCTTCAGGGCTTTATCTATACCGTCACCAGAATCGTGTTCAGACCATTTTGCAGAGGATCCGTTCCAGGAAAAGGGCACAGATGGCTCTCGT GGTGCAGCTTGATTCCTTGATAAAGCTCAAGTGGCCACCACTAGCATATGAGAATACTCCATGGGCCTTGCACACCCCTTTGTGTACTTTGAACGGCTGGTCACCAGCAGGAGCCTTTCCAAACTCTTCTtctcttgctgctgctgctgctgctgctgctgctgctgcaactGGCGTAGCTACAGTTTCTGTTGACCATGATCTCGACAAAAGATCTGTGACATCTTTGGAAGAAGTAGAGAGTACAAGAGAAGATGGAGAACTTCCATTAGCATTACCTGTTGCAAGCAAATCAGATGATTCTTTAATCACTCTCTCTAATGGGGCATCTAATCTTATTGAGCATTCGCGAAGCTTATCTTTGATTTCAAAGAGCATTACCCATCCAAAGAAGATCTTCTCTCGAAGCTTCAGTATGAGTGAGGACAATCCAGAAATTATGCTGGATAGTGAGAGTGAAACAGAGGAGCAAACATGCACCGAGTTAGATACCGAAGATGCGAGCTGCATTGTTGAGAAACCTTGGAAAGAACAAGGTTCGAAAGAATTTAGCCTgattttaagtaaaatatttgGAAGTGGGCAGGCTATGAAGTTAGAAGCCAAG GTTAAAATTAGCATCGAGTATCCTATCAGACCTCCGCTTTTCAAATTGAGCTTGCTTATTGAAGAGTCACAAAGTCTGAAATGGTACAATGTACTTCGTGCCATGGAAGCAGAG GTCAATCTTCATATTCTTGAGGTTCTACCTGAGGATTATGAAAATTATATCCTTGCTCACCAAGTGCGTTGCTTGGCAATGCTGTATGATTTCCATTTTGATGAGTGCCGTGAGAAGCGAAAGAGCACTTCAGTTATTGATGTTGGACTCTGCAAACCAGTTGGTGGAACCATACTTACTAGAGCTGTTAGGGGAAGGGATAGGAGGAGGATGATTTCTTGGAAGGTTGAGGACTGCACTCCAGGTTTTCCCTGCTAG
- the LOC109705590 gene encoding NF-kappa-B-activating protein-like, translating to MGRGETRRPESRLASTVEIPERSRVSPSPFPSPLPDADDDDRRRGPRRNPRSETPPPRRRSRSPYQDRRRRWSPYHDRPSRNGKPYGSRDDDDSEEDDEELKGLSYFEYRRLKRQKLRKKLKNCIWTATPSPPRSEREQSELFDEPDGASDSPVEEEEEEEKKVEKKGAKERSASSGSDESERSVSDSESEDSRRRRGRRSGRGRSRRKRRYSDSSEDASERRSDEDSGSESESLDDSLSDDEDNKRRKRRSRRSGSSRRRKSKRSTSSRKKSRASSSTGESEESDSSPRPKKKTTSTRSKKSKQSKSESSSDSDPIPAKVDSKKPEIDPEALMFKELIEAQKKPVLENEPLVGPVPLPRAEGHISYGGALRPGEGDAIAQYVQQGKRIPRRGEVGLSAEEIQKFEGLGYVMSGSRHQRMNAIRIRKENQVYSAEDKRALAMFNYEEKSKREHKVMADLQRLVQRHIGQDMGPSHDPFALKASDAADG from the coding sequence ATGGGTAGGGGAGAAACGCGGAGGCCCGAATCGAGGCTCGCTTCTACCGTGGAGATACCCGAGCGATCTAGGGTATCCCcctcccccttcccctccccgCTCCCCGACGCGGACGACGACGATCGCCGCCGCGGGCCTCGCCGGAACCCTAGATCGGAGACCCcaccgccgcggcggcgctccCGTAGCCCCTATCAGGATCGCCGCCGTCGATGGTCCCCCTACCACGATCGCCCTTCTCGGAACGGCAAACCCTATGGCTCccgcgacgacgacgactctGAGGAGGACGATGAGGAGCTCAAAGGTTTGAGCTACTTCGAGTATCGGCGCCTCAAGCGCCAGAAGCTGAGGAAGAAGCTTAAGAATTGCATATGGACGGCGACCCCGAGCCCTCCCCGGAGCGAGAGGGAGCAATCCGAGCTGTTCGATGAGCCCGATGGTGCGTCGGATTCGCctgtggaggaggaggaagaggaggagaagaaggtagAGAAGAAGGGGGCCAAGGAACGGAGTGCGAGCTCTGGATCAGATGAATCGGAGCGCAGCGTATCTGATTCGGAATCGGAAGATTCGAGGAGGAGACGGGGAAGGAGAAGTGGAAGAGGGCGGAGCCGGCGGAAGAGGAGGTACTCGGATTCGAGCGAGGACGCAAGCGAGAGGCGCTCTGATGAGGATTCGGGCTCAGAATCGGAGAGTTTGGATGATTCTTTGAGCGATGATGAGGATAATAAGCGGCGTAAGAGGAGGAGCAGGAGATCGGGGAGTAGCAGGCGGAGGAAATCGAAAAGAAGCACTAGTAGTCGCAAGAAGAGTAGGGCTAGTTCAAGCACAGGTGAGAGTGAGGAGTCCGATTCTAGCCCTAGACCCAAGAAGAAGACGACCTCAACAAGGAGCAAAAAGAGCAAACAGTCGAAATCGGAGAGCTCTTCAGACTCTGATCCAATTCCTGCTAAGGTTGATTCGAAGAAACCCGAGATCGATCCGGAAGCGCTTATGTTCAAGGAACTGATCGAAGCCCAGAAGAAACCTGTTCTGGAAAATGAGCCTCTCGTAGGGCCCGTTCCCCTCCCACGTGCGGAGGGCCACATTAGCTATGGTGGTGCACTTAGGCCCGGAGAAGGTGATGCCATTGCTCAGTATGTGCAGCAAGGGAAGCGAATTCCAAGAAGAGGAGAGGTCGGTCTCTCTGCGGAAGAGATCCAGAAGTTTGAGGGCTTGGGATATGTGATGAGTGGCAGCAGGCATCAGAGGATGAATGCCATTCGTATCAGGAAAGAAAACCAGGTTTACAGCGCGGAGGATAAGCGGGCTTTGGCTATGTTCAATTATGAAGAGAAGTCAAAGAGAGAACACAAGGTTATGGCCGACCTGCAGCGCCTGGTGCAGCGGCATATTGGCCAGGACATGGGCCCTTCCCATGATCCGTTTGCTCTGAAGGCTTCTGATGCTGCAGATGGTTGA